A region of Saccharococcus thermophilus DNA encodes the following proteins:
- a CDS encoding DUF3307 domain-containing protein, with product MWIYFYLAHLLGDFIFHSDKLVQERHDQPLADLGKHLAIHTILMAVASIVTLETFTSFSLSGLLMLAQAIVLISVCHFIIDYGKIKLDMVFNKTISQALLFIMDQMLHLVAILFTFYSIFEPSAFLDIIGKTFEEKAAGKPLAALCFH from the coding sequence TTGTGGATATACTTTTATCTTGCTCATTTGCTAGGAGATTTTATTTTCCATTCAGATAAACTCGTTCAGGAACGACATGATCAACCGCTTGCCGATTTAGGAAAACATCTGGCTATCCATACGATTCTTATGGCGGTGGCGAGCATTGTTACTCTAGAAACGTTTACATCGTTTTCACTTTCCGGGCTGCTAATGCTGGCACAAGCTATTGTTCTTATTTCCGTCTGTCATTTTATCATCGATTACGGCAAAATAAAATTAGATATGGTATTCAATAAAACTATTAGTCAGGCGCTTTTATTTATAATGGACCAAATGCTTCACCTTGTGGCCATCTTGTTTACATTTTATTCTATCTTTGAACCGTCAGCGTTTTTAGACATTATTGGAAAGACCTTCGAAGAAAAAGCGGCAGGTAAACCCCTTGCCGCTTTATGTTTCCATTAA
- a CDS encoding DNA polymerase IV, with translation METTYPKHGRVIFHVDCNSFFASCEIARDPSLEGKAVVVAGDPKERKGVVLAANYIAKQRFGIYTTMPLWEAKKRCPQLVVLKPDFHLYRKISEKVFQFLATFTPILEPASIDEGYLDITDCYSLGSPLDIAEQIQKGLLQTLHIPVSIGIAPNKFLAKMASNMKKPLGITVLRKRDVPKVLWPLPIQEMHGIGDKTAKKLNGIGIFTIGELAKAEKVTLQNLLGIIGVRLKEWANGIDPRPVDPEAREKWKSIGNSTTLSRNVTEERILLEVLRNLAQSVSNRMKQKGVVSSTVQIMIRYSNFQTITRSKTWENPFQEAEEIFQCAAYLLKRHWNGNPVRLLGITAVDVFDKKEAVKQLDLFHYEEDAKKEALWQTMEQLRQKFGDNIIQRGANLFEQD, from the coding sequence ATGGAAACAACATACCCAAAACACGGTCGCGTAATTTTCCATGTCGACTGCAATTCGTTTTTCGCCAGCTGCGAAATCGCGCGAGACCCCTCATTAGAAGGAAAAGCGGTTGTTGTAGCGGGAGATCCGAAAGAACGAAAAGGAGTTGTGTTAGCGGCGAACTATATCGCGAAACAACGTTTTGGTATTTATACGACAATGCCATTATGGGAAGCGAAGAAAAGATGCCCGCAACTTGTTGTTTTAAAACCTGATTTTCATTTATACCGCAAGATAAGTGAGAAAGTATTTCAGTTTTTAGCAACGTTTACACCCATTTTAGAGCCCGCTTCGATTGACGAAGGATACTTGGATATTACCGATTGTTATTCGCTTGGTTCACCGTTGGATATCGCGGAGCAAATTCAAAAAGGGTTGTTGCAGACGTTACATATTCCTGTAAGCATTGGCATTGCACCGAATAAGTTTTTAGCCAAAATGGCAAGTAACATGAAAAAACCGTTAGGCATTACGGTGTTGCGCAAGCGCGATGTGCCAAAAGTACTTTGGCCTCTCCCTATTCAGGAGATGCACGGCATCGGCGACAAAACAGCCAAAAAATTAAATGGTATCGGCATTTTTACTATTGGAGAATTGGCGAAGGCGGAAAAAGTGACATTACAAAATTTGCTTGGTATCATTGGAGTCCGATTAAAAGAGTGGGCTAATGGGATTGATCCCCGTCCTGTTGATCCAGAAGCGAGAGAAAAATGGAAATCCATCGGAAACTCCACAACGCTTTCCCGAAATGTGACAGAAGAACGGATTCTTCTTGAAGTGCTGCGCAATTTGGCGCAATCCGTCAGCAATCGCATGAAACAAAAAGGCGTCGTCTCTTCCACCGTTCAAATTATGATTCGCTATAGCAATTTCCAAACGATCACCCGCAGTAAAACATGGGAAAATCCATTTCAAGAAGCGGAGGAAATTTTTCAATGCGCCGCCTACTTATTAAAACGTCATTGGAACGGCAATCCAGTAAGACTGTTAGGAATTACCGCCGTAGACGTATTTGATAAAAAAGAGGCGGTGAAACAATTAGATTTGTTTCATTATGAAGAAGATGCCAAAAAGGAAGCGCTATGGCAGACGATGGAGCAGCTGCGGCAAAAATTCGGCGATAATATTATTCAAAGAGGAGCTAATCTGTTTGAACAAGATTAG